One Dromiciops gliroides isolate mDroGli1 chromosome 3, mDroGli1.pri, whole genome shotgun sequence DNA segment encodes these proteins:
- the HNRNPL gene encoding LOW QUALITY PROTEIN: heterogeneous nuclear ribonucleoprotein L (The sequence of the model RefSeq protein was modified relative to this genomic sequence to represent the inferred CDS: deleted 2 bases in 2 codons), producing the protein MSRRLLPRAEKRRRRQEQRQQLEEPQEHQEPQQLQRRRRRAAGAMVKMAAAGGGGGGGRYYGGGGGGGGGGSEGGRAPKRLKTENAGEQHGGGGGGAGAAGGGGGGGENYDDPHKTPASPVVHIRGLIDGVVEADLVEALQEFGPISYVVVMPKKRQALVEFEDILGACNAVNYAADNQIYIAGHPAFVNYSTSQKISRPGDTDDSRSVNSVLLFTILNPIYSITTDVLYTICNPCGPVQRIVIFRKNGVQAMVEFDSVQSAQRAKASLNGADIYSGCCTLKIEYAKPTRLNVFKNDQDTWDYTNPNLSGQGDPGSNPNKRQRQPPLLGDHPAEYGGPHGGYHSHYHDEGYGPPPPHYEGRRMGPPVGGHRRGPSRYGPQYGHPPPPPPPPEYGPHADSPVLMVYGLDQSKMNCDRVFNVFCLYGNVEKVKFMKSKPGAAMVEMADGYAVDRAITHLNNNFMFGQKLNVCVSKQQAIMPGQSYGLEDGSCSYKDFSGSRNNRFSTPEQAAKNRIQHPSNVLHFFNAPLEVTEDNFFEICDELGVKRPASVKVFSGKSERSSSGLLEWESKSDALETLGFLNHYQMKNPNGPYPYTLKLCFSTAQHAS; encoded by the exons ATGTCGCGGAGGCTGCTGCCCCGGGCGGagaagcggcggcggcggcaagAGCAGCGGCAGCAACTGGAGGAGCCGCAGGAGCATCAGGAACCACAGCAGCTGCAGCGGCGGCGCCGGCGGGCGGCGGGAGCCATGGTGAAGATGGCGGCGGcgggtggtggtggcggcggcggccgTTACTACGGTGGAggcggaggaggcggcggcggcggcagcgagGGCGGCCGGGCCCCAAAGCGGCTAAAGACGGAAAACGCTGGCGAGCAGCACGGAGGCGGCGGGGGAGGAGCCGGGGCAGCGGGCGGAGGCGGCGGCGGAGGG GAGAATTACGATGACCCCCACAAAACTCCAGCC TCCCCAGTCGTCCACATAAGGGGCCTGATTGATGGTGTGGTGGAAGCTGATCTTGTGGAGGCCTTGCAGGAATTTGGGCCTATCAG ttACGTGGTGGTGATGCCCAAAAAGAGGCAGGCTCTGGTCGAGTTTGAGGATATCCTGGGGGCCTGCAACGCT GTGAACTATGCAGCTGACAACCAGATCTACATCGCCGGCCACCCGGCCTTTGTCAACTACTCAACCAGCCAGAAGATCTCCCGGCCCGGCGATACGGATGACTCTCGCAGTGTCAATAGCGTGTTGCTCTTCACTATTCTGAATCCCATCTACTCCATTACAACG GATGTCCTTTATACCATCTGCAACCCTTGTGGCCCTGTCCAGAGAATCGTCATCTTTCGAAAGAATGGGGTCCAGGCGATGGTAGA ATTTGACTCTGTGCAGAGTGCCCAGCGAGCCAAAGCTTCCCTCAATGGGGCTGACATCTATTCTGGCTGTTGCACCCTTAAGATTGAATACGCTAAG cCGACACGTCTGAATGTATTCAAGAATGATCAGGATACCTGGGACTATACCAACCCCAACCTCAGTGGACAAG GTGACCCTGGCAGTAACCCGAACAAGCGTCAGAGACAGCCTCCTCTCCTGGGAGATCACCCCGCAGAATATG gaGGGCCTCACGGTGGGTACCACAGCCATTACCATGATGAGGGCTATGGGCCCCCTCCACCTCACTACGAAGGGAGAAGGATGGGCCCACCAGTGGGGGGCCATCGTCGGGGCCCGAGCCGATACGGCCCTCAGTATGGccaccccccgccccctcccccaccgcCTGAGTATGGCCCCCACGCAGACAGCCCTGTGCTGATGGTATATGGCCTTGACCAGTCCAAGATGAACTGTGATCGGGTCTTCAATGTCTTCTGTCTCTACGGCAATGTGGAGAAG GTAAAGTTCATGAAGAGCAAGCCGGGGGCTGCCATGGTGGAGATGGCGGATGGCTATGCAGTGGACAGAGCGATAACTCACCTCAACAACAACTTCATGTTTGGACAGAAGCTGAATGTGTG TGTTTCCAAGCAGCAGGCCATCATGCCTGGCCAGTCTTATGGACTTGAAGATGGGTCATGCAGCTACAAAGACTTCAGTGGCTCCCGTAATAATCGGTTCTCGACCCCAGAGCAGGCAGCTAAGAACAGGATCCAGCACCCTAGCAACGTGCTGCACTTCTTCAATGCACCCTTGGAGGTTACTGAAGACAACTTCtttgag ATCTGTGATGAGCTTGGAGTGAAGCGGCCTGCTTCAGTGAAAGTGTTTTCAGGAAAAA GTGAAAGAAGCTCTTCAGGCCTGTTGGAGTGGGAGTCTAAGAGTGATGCCCTGGAGACCTTGGGCTTCCTGAACCATTACCAGATGAAGAATCCGA ACGGTCCGTACCCTTACACCCTGAAGCTGTGTTTCTCCACCGCTCAACATGCTTCCTAA
- the ECH1 gene encoding delta(3,5)-Delta(2,4)-dienoyl-CoA isomerase, mitochondrial, whose protein sequence is MMAATASVSRGLRSLLLRRLAAPHVPHLISRPMSSSKEHAASQAEDHDYESLKVTKAGDHILHVQINRPEKRNAMNRAFWREMVECFNKIAQDPHCRAVVLSGAGKTFTSGIDLVDMAGDLLQPQGEDVARVSWNLRQMITKYQETFTVLEKCPKPVIAAIHGGCIGGGVDLISACDIRYCAQDAWFQVKEVDIGLAADVGTLQRLPRIIGSQSLVNELVFTARKMMADEALSSGLVSRVFQDQESLLAAAFALAGEISSKSPVAVQGSKVNLLYSRDHSVAEGLNFMAAWNMSMLQTQDIAKSAQAFFEKTDLKSITFSKL, encoded by the exons ATGATGGCGGCTACAGCCTCAGTCTCCCGTGGGCTCCGGAGCCTCCTGCTGCGGC gACTGGCGGCCCCCCACGTCCCACATCTCATTTCTCGTCCCATGAGCTCCTCTAAGGAGCATGCAGCATCCCAGGCAGAGGATCATGACTACGAGTCCCTCAAAGTGACCAAGGCTGGGGACCACATCCTGCACGTGCAGATAAACAGGCCAGAAAAGAGGAACGCGATGAACCGGGCATTCTGGAG GGAGATGGTGGAATGTTTCAACAAGATTGCCCAGGACCCCCACTGCAGGGCTGTGGTGCTGTCGGGGGCTGGAAAGACATTCACATCAG gCATTGACCTTGTGGATATGGCTGGGGACCTTCTCCAGCCACAGGGGGAGGATGTGGCCCGGGTCAGCTGGAATCTGCGCCAGATGATCACCAAGTACCAGGAGACCTTCACTGTCCTTGAGAAG TGCCCGAAGCCGGTCATTGCTGCTATCCATGGTGGCTGCATTGGGGGAG GAGTAGACCTCATCTCTGCCTGTGATATCAGGTACTGTGCCCAGGATGCCTGGTTCCAGGTGAAG GAGGTGGACATTGGCCTGGCCGCAGATGTGGGGACACTTCAGCGTCTGCCCCGGATCATAGGGAGCCAAAG CCTGGTGAATGAGTTGGTCTTCACTGCCCGAAAGATGATGGCTGATGAAGCTCTGAGCAGCGGCCTGGTCAG CCGGGTGTTCCAGGACCAGGAGTCCCTCCTGGCGGCCGCCTTCGCCCTGGCGGGTGAGATCTCCAGTAAGAGCCCCGTGGCTGTGCAGGGCAGCAAGGTTAACCTGCTCTACTCCCGGGACCACAGCGTGGCTGAAGGGCTCAACTTCATG GCTGCTTGGAACATGAGTATGCTGCAGACCCAAGACATAGCCAAGTCGGCCCAGGCCTTCTTTGAGAAGACGGATCTGAAAAGCATCACCTTCTCCAAGCTCTGA